A region from the Rufibacter sp. DG15C genome encodes:
- a CDS encoding bifunctional heptose 7-phosphate kinase/heptose 1-phosphate adenyltransferase — translation MSDNSTLTSIFERFRQLQVLVVGDVMIDAYLWGKSSRLSPEAPVPIVNRLKVEQRLGGAANVALNVQSLGATPLLCSVVGDDMEGAALVRLLLEQKQTDAGIVLSPERPTTVKQRIISGGQQLLRIDSEVETDLTPSEHQHLVERFAKLLDKADVVIFEDYDKGVLSTEVIQELLALAKAKGVPTVVDPKKKNFLSYTGCTLFKPNLKELKEGLKVDFTDSHHEAFEAAVNQLQERMSVENVLVTLSERGVFCQNETGDKTYLDAHIRAISDVSGAGDTVVSIAALCMALGLPLPALAELANLGGGLVCEHVGVVPIDADLLLLEARKSPVLKKYLAEA, via the coding sequence ATGTCTGACAACAGTACCTTAACGTCTATTTTTGAGCGCTTCCGGCAATTGCAGGTGCTGGTGGTGGGAGACGTCATGATAGATGCCTATCTCTGGGGGAAGTCCTCACGCCTATCACCAGAAGCTCCTGTTCCCATTGTGAACCGGCTAAAAGTAGAACAGCGTTTGGGCGGGGCCGCCAACGTAGCCTTGAACGTGCAAAGCCTGGGTGCCACGCCACTTTTGTGCTCAGTAGTAGGGGACGATATGGAAGGCGCGGCGTTGGTGCGTCTCCTTTTGGAACAAAAACAGACCGATGCGGGCATTGTCCTCAGCCCAGAACGCCCTACTACTGTCAAGCAGCGCATCATCTCTGGTGGTCAGCAACTGTTGCGCATTGACTCTGAAGTAGAAACAGACCTGACGCCCTCTGAGCATCAGCACCTGGTGGAGCGCTTTGCCAAACTGCTGGACAAGGCAGACGTGGTCATCTTTGAGGACTACGACAAGGGCGTGCTCAGCACCGAGGTAATCCAGGAATTGCTGGCTCTCGCCAAGGCGAAAGGCGTGCCCACCGTGGTGGACCCTAAGAAGAAGAACTTTCTGTCCTATACCGGCTGCACGCTGTTCAAGCCCAACCTCAAAGAACTAAAGGAAGGCCTAAAGGTTGATTTTACGGACAGTCACCATGAGGCATTTGAGGCGGCGGTCAATCAGCTGCAGGAACGGATGAGCGTGGAGAATGTGCTGGTGACTTTGTCAGAGCGGGGCGTCTTCTGCCAGAATGAAACCGGTGATAAAACCTACCTGGATGCCCACATCAGAGCTATTTCTGATGTCTCAGGCGCCGGAGACACGGTGGTGAGCATTGCCGCCTTATGCATGGCCTTGGGCTTGCCGTTGCCCGCCTTGGCAGAACTAGCAAACTTGGGCGGCGGTCTAGTTTGTGAGCATGTGGGCGTGGTCCCAATTGACGCCGACCTACTGCTGTTAGAGGCCAGAAAATCCCCGGTGCTTAAAAAATACCTAGCCGAGGCCTAG
- the hemE gene encoding uroporphyrinogen decarboxylase, which translates to MQLKNDLLLRAALGQPTERTPVWLMRQAGRILPEYRAVRERLSGFKELVETPELAAEVTIQPVDLLDVDAAIIFSDILVVPEAMGCTYEMIEKRGPIFPKTVKTAADVASMRVADPHEHLGYVLDAIKVTKRELNGRVPLIGFAGAPWTIFAYMVEGSGSKTFSHARKMLYEAPELSHTLLQKITATTIAYLQAQVEAGADLIQIFDSWAGILPPAHYKEFSYRYISEICKALPNVPVTVFAKGAFFAMADFAQLDCQVIGLDWNMNVQETRQIIGDNKTLQGNLDPCALYNDFAGVERETKKMLDAFGGDRHIANLGHGVYPDTDPEKVKCFIQTVKEYSQR; encoded by the coding sequence ATGCAATTGAAGAATGACTTGCTGCTGCGCGCCGCGCTTGGGCAGCCTACAGAACGCACTCCTGTGTGGCTTATGCGCCAGGCAGGACGTATTTTACCAGAATATAGAGCCGTAAGAGAACGCCTTTCGGGCTTTAAGGAACTGGTGGAAACGCCAGAACTGGCCGCCGAAGTAACCATTCAACCGGTAGATTTGCTGGACGTGGACGCGGCCATCATCTTCTCAGACATTCTGGTAGTGCCAGAAGCTATGGGCTGTACCTATGAGATGATAGAAAAGCGCGGACCCATCTTCCCGAAGACCGTGAAAACGGCCGCCGATGTAGCGTCAATGCGCGTAGCTGATCCACATGAACACTTAGGTTATGTCTTGGATGCTATCAAAGTCACCAAGCGTGAGTTAAACGGTCGCGTACCTTTGATCGGGTTTGCCGGTGCGCCTTGGACCATCTTTGCCTACATGGTGGAAGGCAGCGGTTCCAAGACCTTCTCGCATGCCCGCAAGATGCTGTATGAGGCGCCAGAATTGTCTCATACCCTTCTTCAGAAAATCACCGCCACTACCATCGCCTATTTACAAGCCCAGGTAGAAGCCGGCGCCGACTTGATCCAGATCTTTGACTCATGGGCCGGTATTTTGCCGCCTGCGCATTACAAAGAGTTCTCGTATCGCTACATCTCTGAGATTTGCAAGGCCTTACCTAACGTGCCGGTGACGGTGTTTGCCAAAGGTGCTTTCTTTGCCATGGCAGATTTTGCCCAGCTGGACTGCCAGGTGATTGGCCTTGACTGGAACATGAACGTACAGGAAACCCGCCAGATTATTGGCGACAACAAAACATTGCAAGGTAACTTGGACCCATGTGCCTTGTACAATGACTTTGCGGGCGTGGAGCGCGAAACCAAGAAAATGCTGGACGCCTTTGGAGGAGACCGCCACATTGCCAACTTGGGCCACGGCGTGTACCCAGACACTGACCCTGAGAAGGTGAAATGCTTTATCCAGACCGTGAAAGAATACAGCCAGCGCTAA
- a CDS encoding MarC family protein, with amino-acid sequence MEILLATFSALFSVINPFGAMPVFLTLTQGDNPERRAQLARRACLYMVLILAVFFLAGQAVLDFFGLRIHDLRIAGGIMIMRAGFELLNSKPEENKKISKDVVEEGLEKEDISFTPLAMPLLSGPGSIAVVISLYTESLSFLDMGLTILAIALMGLMTYVVLLFSPKLMVFMGKAGLAALSKIMGFIVLSLGVSFIITALIALFK; translated from the coding sequence ATGGAAATACTTTTAGCCACTTTCTCTGCCCTCTTCTCTGTCATCAATCCGTTTGGGGCCATGCCCGTTTTCCTGACTCTTACCCAAGGAGACAACCCCGAGCGCCGCGCGCAATTAGCCAGACGCGCCTGCCTATACATGGTGCTTATCCTGGCGGTGTTCTTTCTGGCAGGACAAGCAGTCCTGGATTTCTTTGGGTTACGCATTCATGATCTGCGCATTGCCGGCGGTATCATGATCATGCGGGCAGGCTTTGAACTGCTCAACTCCAAGCCAGAGGAAAATAAAAAAATATCAAAAGACGTGGTAGAGGAAGGCTTAGAGAAGGAAGACATTTCCTTCACGCCGTTGGCCATGCCGCTACTTTCCGGCCCAGGCTCCATTGCGGTGGTCATAAGCTTGTACACAGAATCCTTGTCTTTTCTGGATATGGGTCTGACCATCCTAGCCATTGCGCTCATGGGGTTAATGACGTATGTGGTCCTTCTTTTCTCTCCTAAGTTGATGGTTTTCATGGGGAAAGCCGGTTTAGCAGCGCTTTCTAAAATAATGGGCTTTATTGTGCTGTCGCTTGGAGTAAGCTTTATTATTACCGCGTTAATTGCACTATTTAAATAA
- a CDS encoding 5-(carboxyamino)imidazole ribonucleotide synthase, translating to MKNCKLGILGGGQLGRMLLQAGLDFNLYTLVLDPDEYAPCRYLCEEFVHGDFKDYETVLAFGKRCDVLTIEIEHVNVEALFELEAAGVKVYPKPSSIKTIQDKGLQKEFFAQNAVPSAAFRLLQSKEELAANQDFLPAFQKLRKGGYDGNGVVRITSPADKAKAFDGPTVLEKLVNFDKEISVICARNTHGEVKAFPVVEQVMHPEHNLVDYLLAPAQISYKLQRMAIEIATHVTTALDMVGLLAVEMFVTPDGQILVNEVAPRPHNSGHHTMKANATSQFEQHLRAILGLPLGDTEPHCPAVLVNVLGEAGYSGEAVYEGLEEVLQEPGVYLHLYGKKFTRPYRKMGHLTVLAPTVEEVKQKADTIKNRLKIIA from the coding sequence ATGAAAAACTGTAAGCTTGGAATTTTAGGAGGCGGTCAATTAGGCAGAATGCTGTTGCAGGCAGGCCTTGACTTTAACCTATACACGTTGGTTCTGGACCCAGATGAATACGCTCCCTGCCGGTATTTATGTGAGGAGTTTGTGCACGGCGACTTCAAGGACTATGAGACAGTGCTGGCCTTTGGCAAGCGCTGTGACGTGCTCACCATTGAGATTGAACACGTGAACGTAGAGGCCCTGTTTGAGCTGGAAGCCGCCGGCGTGAAGGTTTATCCTAAGCCTTCCTCTATCAAAACCATCCAGGACAAAGGCTTGCAGAAAGAATTCTTCGCGCAGAATGCGGTGCCGTCCGCGGCATTCAGATTGCTGCAGAGCAAAGAAGAACTGGCAGCCAACCAGGATTTCTTACCAGCATTCCAGAAGTTGAGAAAGGGTGGGTATGACGGAAATGGGGTGGTAAGAATCACTTCTCCAGCGGATAAGGCCAAAGCCTTTGACGGCCCTACCGTGCTAGAAAAGCTTGTCAACTTTGACAAGGAAATTTCTGTCATCTGCGCCCGCAATACCCACGGCGAGGTAAAAGCATTTCCGGTGGTGGAACAGGTCATGCACCCAGAACATAACTTGGTAGACTATCTACTAGCCCCCGCCCAGATCAGCTATAAGTTGCAGCGCATGGCCATTGAAATTGCCACGCACGTCACCACTGCCCTAGACATGGTGGGCCTGTTAGCCGTAGAGATGTTTGTGACCCCAGACGGCCAGATTCTAGTAAACGAGGTAGCGCCCAGGCCGCACAACAGTGGCCACCATACCATGAAAGCCAATGCCACGTCACAGTTTGAGCAGCATTTGCGCGCCATCCTTGGCTTGCCTTTGGGTGATACAGAACCGCACTGCCCTGCAGTTTTGGTGAATGTTCTAGGCGAGGCCGGGTATTCTGGCGAGGCCGTCTATGAAGGCTTGGAGGAGGTCTTGCAGGAGCCTGGTGTTTACTTACACCTGTATGGTAAGAAATTTACCAGGCCGTACCGTAAAATGGGGCATTTGACCGTGTTGGCGCCCACCGTGGAAGAAGTAAAACAGAAAGCAGATACTATTAAGAACCGCTTAAAGATAATAGCATGA
- the purE gene encoding 5-(carboxyamino)imidazole ribonucleotide mutase encodes MNPTPEKNGPQIGIIMGSQSDLKVMDGAPDILEQLGIPFEITIVSAHRTPHRMIEYAENARKKGLKVIIAGAGGAAHLPGMVAALTTLPVIGVPVKSSNSIDGWDSILSILQMPTGVPVATVALNGAANAGLLAAQILGTSNAVIADALEKYRTTQREKVMRSVEQLHRGDIDVD; translated from the coding sequence ATGAACCCAACACCTGAGAAGAACGGACCGCAGATAGGCATCATCATGGGAAGCCAGTCAGACCTGAAAGTAATGGACGGCGCCCCCGACATTCTGGAGCAGCTAGGCATTCCCTTTGAAATCACCATTGTGTCTGCGCACCGTACACCGCACCGCATGATTGAATACGCAGAGAACGCCCGTAAAAAAGGCCTTAAGGTGATCATTGCCGGCGCTGGCGGGGCCGCTCACTTACCAGGCATGGTGGCTGCCTTGACTACCCTGCCCGTGATTGGCGTGCCCGTGAAATCCAGTAACTCTATTGACGGCTGGGATTCAATCTTGTCAATTCTGCAGATGCCCACCGGCGTTCCCGTAGCCACTGTGGCCTTGAATGGCGCTGCCAACGCGGGCCTTCTGGCTGCCCAGATTTTGGGAACCTCTAACGCCGTGATTGCGGACGCTTTGGAGAAATACCGGACCACGCAACGGGAGAAGGTGATGCGCTCTGTAGAGCAACTGCACCGCGGCGACATTGACGTGGACTAA
- a CDS encoding GNAT family N-acetyltransferase, producing the protein MLSFQNIPSIATPEFAQAWQLYEEAFPAEERRSSHQQLELFQIPEYAFKIVLQEEELIGLLGIWSLAEFSFLEHFAIGQHLRGRGLGKAIINFLKESHLSPIILEVEPPTTTLSQCRISFYQQLGFCLNSFPYQQPPYSSDKPWVPLQLMSFPASLSQEAFTQIRSRLYQTVYQVQPS; encoded by the coding sequence TTGCTCAGTTTCCAAAACATACCAAGCATTGCCACGCCCGAGTTCGCTCAGGCGTGGCAATTGTATGAAGAAGCCTTCCCCGCAGAAGAGAGGCGGTCCAGCCACCAACAACTAGAGTTGTTTCAGATACCAGAATATGCCTTTAAGATAGTTCTTCAAGAAGAAGAATTGATAGGCTTGCTGGGAATTTGGTCGTTGGCAGAGTTTAGTTTTCTAGAGCATTTCGCGATAGGTCAGCACCTTCGCGGTAGGGGGCTGGGAAAGGCGATCATCAACTTTCTAAAAGAATCACATCTGTCACCCATCATTTTAGAAGTAGAGCCACCAACAACCACCCTGTCTCAGTGCCGAATCTCGTTTTACCAACAGCTAGGCTTTTGCCTTAATTCTTTTCCCTACCAACAACCGCCTTACAGTTCAGACAAACCATGGGTGCCTTTACAACTCATGTCTTTCCCTGCGTCACTTTCCCAAGAAGCGTTTACCCAAATTAGGTCTCGCTTGTACCAAACGGTGTATCAAGTTCAACCCAGCTAA
- a CDS encoding histidine phosphatase family protein, with protein sequence MVNKSGFFSKQQAAQYLQDYNLAEVEQIIERSEHLPIGRIKKVFCSTLPRSKATAIQLFGNDVELVEDSTFREFENRIWGLPLGKFPLLWWQVTSRALWMMGLTHKEIESFKTARKRASQAADHLVNEAQASGLAVLVAHGFLNEFIKRALKRRGWRVTIDGGRGFVGVTQLEKTA encoded by the coding sequence ATGGTCAACAAATCCGGCTTTTTCTCCAAGCAACAGGCTGCGCAGTACCTGCAAGACTACAACCTAGCCGAGGTAGAACAAATCATTGAGCGCAGTGAGCACCTGCCCATTGGCCGCATCAAAAAAGTGTTTTGTAGTACGCTTCCCCGTTCCAAGGCCACGGCTATCCAGTTGTTTGGCAATGATGTTGAGTTGGTAGAAGACTCTACTTTTAGAGAATTTGAGAACCGGATTTGGGGATTACCCTTGGGGAAGTTTCCTTTACTTTGGTGGCAGGTGACTTCTCGGGCGCTATGGATGATGGGCCTAACACATAAAGAGATAGAAAGCTTCAAAACTGCCAGAAAACGGGCCTCCCAAGCCGCAGACCATTTAGTCAATGAGGCGCAGGCTTCTGGGTTAGCCGTGTTGGTAGCCCACGGTTTTCTAAATGAGTTCATCAAGCGGGCCCTGAAGCGGCGCGGCTGGCGCGTAACCATTGACGGCGGAAGAGGATTTGTAGGCGTTACCCAATTGGAGAAAACTGCATAG
- a CDS encoding 3'-5' exonuclease gives MNFITLDFETATADRDSPCEIGLTFVQNGKIVGTQAWLIKPKSYPYFNSWNIAIHGIKPQDVKNSPEFDGVWRELQPLLQNQLVIAHNASFDMSVLRATLNTYSLSFPDLHYACSVQFSKQVWQGLPKYDLKSLCNRHGIEFKHHRAAADSYACAELTLRALEHTHCGHQDELAEKLKINYGRLFDGGYTASSVRKAPKPKKAFPF, from the coding sequence ATGAATTTCATCACCCTTGACTTTGAGACGGCCACCGCAGACCGTGACAGCCCTTGTGAGATTGGATTGACCTTTGTGCAGAACGGCAAAATTGTTGGCACGCAAGCCTGGCTCATCAAACCTAAGTCTTATCCCTACTTCAACAGTTGGAACATTGCCATTCATGGCATCAAGCCGCAAGACGTCAAAAACAGCCCTGAGTTTGACGGAGTTTGGCGCGAGTTGCAACCACTGTTGCAAAACCAATTGGTCATTGCCCACAATGCCAGCTTTGACATGAGCGTGCTCAGAGCCACCTTGAATACGTATAGCCTGTCTTTTCCAGATCTACACTATGCCTGCAGTGTGCAATTCTCTAAACAGGTCTGGCAGGGCTTACCCAAATATGACTTGAAATCACTCTGCAACCGGCATGGCATTGAGTTCAAACATCACCGCGCGGCCGCAGATTCTTACGCCTGCGCAGAACTCACGCTTAGAGCTTTGGAGCATACCCATTGCGGTCACCAGGACGAGCTGGCAGAGAAACTCAAAATCAACTATGGCAGGTTGTTTGACGGAGGCTACACGGCATCGTCAGTGCGAAAAGCGCCTAAGCCCAAGAAGGCATTTCCATTTTAA
- the dnaK gene encoding molecular chaperone DnaK, which produces MGKIIGIDLGTTNSCVAVMEGNEPVVIPNSEGRRTTPSIVAFLDNGNGERKVGDPAKRQAITNPQNTIASIKRFMGRGFSEVKEETQHVSYNVQSGSNNTVRVKIGDREYTPQEISAMVLQKMKQTAEDYLGTTVTEAVITVPAYFNDAQRQATKEAGQIAGLDVKRIINEPTAAALAYGLDKKHADQKIAVYDLGGGTFDISVLELGDGVFEVLSTNGDTHLGGDDFDQVIIAWLADEFKAEENMDLRTDPMALQRLKEAAEKAKIELSSSSETEINLPYITATQTGPKHLVRKLTRAKFEQLADSLIRRSMEPVRKALQDAGLQPSDIDEVILVGGSTRIPRIQEEVEKFFGKKPSKGVNPDEVVAIGAAIQGGVLTGEVKDVLLLDVTPLSLGIETMGGVMTKLIESNTTIPTKKSEVFSTASDNQPSVEIHVLQGERPMAKDNRTIGRFHLSDLPPAQRGVPQIEVTFDIDANGILHVSAKDKGTGKEQKIRIEASSGLSEEEIERMRKEAEANAESDRQAKEQVEKVNQADSMIFQTEKQLSEYGEKLSAGNKTAIEGALADLKKAHESKDLAAIDSAMININNAWQAASQEMYAATGGAGQPGADGGFEGGQPGGNAGGNGQSSNNADTVTDVDYEEVK; this is translated from the coding sequence ATGGGAAAAATAATAGGCATTGACTTAGGTACTACCAACTCGTGCGTGGCCGTAATGGAAGGGAACGAACCAGTGGTAATCCCTAACAGCGAAGGCCGCCGGACTACTCCGTCCATCGTGGCATTCCTGGACAACGGGAACGGTGAGCGTAAAGTGGGAGATCCTGCTAAGCGTCAAGCCATCACCAACCCACAAAATACCATCGCGTCCATCAAGCGTTTCATGGGCCGCGGTTTCTCTGAAGTGAAAGAGGAAACGCAGCACGTGTCCTACAACGTGCAGTCTGGTAGCAACAACACCGTACGCGTAAAGATTGGCGACCGTGAGTACACGCCGCAAGAGATCTCTGCCATGGTGTTGCAGAAAATGAAGCAGACCGCCGAAGACTACCTGGGCACCACGGTGACTGAGGCAGTGATCACGGTGCCTGCCTACTTCAACGATGCTCAGCGTCAGGCTACTAAAGAAGCCGGACAGATTGCCGGTCTGGACGTGAAGCGTATCATCAACGAACCTACCGCTGCCGCTTTGGCCTACGGTCTGGACAAGAAACACGCCGATCAGAAGATTGCCGTGTATGACTTAGGTGGTGGTACTTTTGATATCTCTGTACTAGAGCTAGGTGACGGGGTGTTTGAAGTATTGTCTACCAACGGTGACACGCACCTGGGTGGTGACGACTTTGACCAAGTGATTATTGCCTGGTTGGCAGATGAGTTCAAGGCCGAGGAGAACATGGACTTGCGCACAGACCCAATGGCGCTTCAGCGTTTGAAAGAAGCCGCTGAGAAAGCTAAAATTGAGTTGTCTTCGTCTTCTGAAACCGAGATCAACTTGCCGTATATCACGGCTACGCAGACTGGTCCTAAGCACTTGGTGCGTAAACTGACCAGAGCTAAGTTTGAGCAGTTGGCAGATTCATTGATTCGTCGTTCTATGGAGCCTGTTAGAAAGGCGTTGCAGGACGCAGGTCTTCAGCCATCAGACATTGACGAAGTAATCTTGGTAGGTGGATCCACCCGTATCCCAAGAATCCAGGAGGAAGTTGAGAAGTTCTTCGGTAAGAAGCCGTCTAAGGGTGTAAACCCAGATGAGGTAGTAGCCATTGGTGCCGCTATCCAGGGTGGTGTATTGACCGGTGAAGTGAAAGACGTTCTTTTGCTAGACGTAACGCCTCTTTCTTTGGGTATTGAGACCATGGGTGGCGTGATGACCAAGTTGATTGAGTCTAACACCACCATCCCAACCAAAAAATCTGAGGTGTTCTCCACCGCTTCTGACAACCAGCCAAGCGTAGAGATTCACGTGTTACAAGGTGAGCGCCCTATGGCAAAGGACAACCGCACCATCGGTCGTTTCCACTTGTCAGATCTGCCTCCAGCGCAACGCGGCGTTCCGCAGATTGAGGTGACCTTTGACATTGACGCCAACGGTATCCTGCACGTGTCTGCCAAAGACAAAGGCACCGGCAAAGAGCAGAAAATTCGCATCGAGGCTTCTTCTGGCTTATCAGAAGAGGAAATCGAGAGAATGCGTAAAGAGGCTGAAGCCAACGCTGAGTCTGACCGTCAGGCCAAAGAGCAGGTAGAAAAAGTAAACCAAGCAGACTCTATGATTTTCCAGACGGAGAAACAGCTGAGCGAGTACGGTGAGAAACTTTCTGCTGGTAATAAGACTGCCATTGAGGGTGCTCTGGCTGACCTGAAGAAAGCGCACGAGTCTAAGGACTTGGCCGCCATTGACAGCGCCATGATCAACATCAACAACGCATGGCAAGCCGCCAGCCAGGAGATGTACGCCGCTACCGGCGGTGCCGGACAGCCTGGTGCTGACGGAGGATTTGAAGGTGGTCAACCAGGCGGCAACGCTGGTGGCAACGGTCAGTCTTCTAACAATGCAGACACCGTAACAGACGTAGACTACGAAGAAGTTAAGTAA